Proteins from one Caulobacter sp. 73W genomic window:
- the mdoH gene encoding glucans biosynthesis glucosyltransferase MdoH, which produces MPAQDLKIGAAAPIAGSGRGRGVLFAAFAVLTLAGVAAAAFQLSRQGFGPVEFIALALFSILFAWVAFGFVSAVAGFMVRLRDRRASRRGRPQPILFTRTAILLPVYNEDPGRILAAVQAMTEDLARRGVAELFDMFILSDTRDMAAAHAELAGVDRLRAKLPSTPAIYYRRREENTDRKAGNIAEWVERFGGAYTSMVVLDADSLMSGDTLIELVARMEADDELGLLQTSPELVNAETPFARLQQFASRAYGRMIAAGQDWWSGAEGNYWGHNAIIRTHAFASCAGLPKLPGRKPFGGLIMSHDFVEAALLRRGGWKVRLAADLGGSFEETPPTILDMAIRDRRWCQGNLQHAGVLGAAGLHWISRVHLLRGILSYATSPLWLLMLLAGAGVWMNGRSGSLISGSGGAAWLFAATMTLLIAPKLLSNILTLSDSAERRAFGGAGRYGLSVLFEIVGSTLVAPVLMLMQSASVLQVLAGRDSGWSTQSRDPGRLSRREAWRLHRGHIMIGLAAAAIVLAIDPVMLWWSAPVYLGLVISTPLAMALSNPGFAPCFGLLTTPEERDVPAIVRRAGELRAAYDAEAPMRAEIERLMRGPAEIYQLDRARARAGRPVVTTAHPSPPAPLARRWWRAYRSAAQALTA; this is translated from the coding sequence ATGCCAGCTCAGGATCTGAAGATCGGCGCCGCGGCGCCGATCGCGGGCTCCGGACGCGGACGCGGAGTCCTCTTCGCCGCCTTCGCTGTCCTCACCCTGGCGGGCGTAGCGGCGGCCGCCTTCCAACTGAGCCGTCAGGGCTTTGGACCCGTCGAATTCATCGCGCTGGCCCTGTTCTCGATCCTGTTCGCCTGGGTGGCGTTCGGCTTCGTCAGCGCCGTGGCCGGCTTCATGGTCCGCCTGCGCGATCGCCGCGCGTCACGTCGCGGCCGGCCGCAGCCGATCCTGTTCACCCGCACCGCAATTCTTCTGCCCGTCTATAACGAAGACCCCGGTCGCATCCTGGCGGCGGTGCAGGCCATGACCGAGGACCTGGCCCGGCGCGGCGTGGCCGAGCTGTTCGACATGTTCATCCTCAGCGACACCCGCGACATGGCCGCCGCGCACGCCGAGCTGGCGGGCGTCGACCGCCTGCGGGCCAAGCTGCCGTCGACCCCGGCGATCTATTATCGCCGCCGCGAGGAGAACACCGACCGCAAGGCCGGCAACATCGCCGAATGGGTGGAACGCTTCGGCGGCGCCTATACCTCGATGGTCGTGCTCGACGCCGACAGCCTGATGAGCGGCGACACCCTCATCGAGCTGGTGGCGCGCATGGAGGCCGACGACGAGCTTGGCCTTCTGCAGACCTCGCCTGAACTGGTCAACGCCGAGACGCCGTTCGCGCGGCTGCAGCAGTTCGCGTCGCGCGCCTATGGTCGGATGATCGCCGCCGGTCAGGACTGGTGGTCCGGCGCCGAAGGCAACTACTGGGGCCACAACGCCATCATCCGCACGCACGCTTTCGCCAGCTGCGCGGGCCTGCCCAAGCTGCCTGGCCGCAAGCCGTTCGGCGGCCTGATCATGAGCCACGACTTCGTGGAGGCCGCCCTGCTTCGCCGCGGCGGCTGGAAGGTGCGACTGGCGGCCGACCTGGGCGGCAGCTTCGAGGAGACGCCCCCGACCATCCTCGACATGGCCATCCGCGACCGCCGCTGGTGTCAGGGCAACCTGCAGCATGCAGGCGTGCTCGGCGCGGCCGGCCTGCACTGGATCAGCCGCGTCCACCTGCTGCGCGGCATCCTGTCCTACGCCACCTCGCCGCTGTGGCTGCTGATGCTGCTGGCCGGCGCGGGCGTGTGGATGAACGGCCGATCGGGCTCTTTGATCAGCGGCTCCGGCGGCGCGGCCTGGCTGTTCGCCGCGACTATGACCCTGCTGATCGCGCCCAAGCTGCTCTCCAATATCCTGACCCTGTCCGACAGCGCCGAGCGTCGCGCCTTCGGCGGCGCGGGTCGCTACGGCCTGAGCGTGCTCTTCGAGATCGTCGGCTCGACCCTGGTGGCTCCGGTGCTGATGTTGATGCAGAGCGCCTCGGTGCTGCAGGTCCTGGCCGGGCGTGATTCCGGCTGGTCGACGCAGAGCCGTGACCCCGGCCGCCTGAGCCGCCGCGAAGCCTGGCGCCTGCATCGCGGTCACATCATGATCGGCCTGGCCGCCGCCGCCATCGTCCTGGCCATCGACCCGGTGATGCTGTGGTGGTCGGCGCCGGTCTATCTGGGCCTTGTGATCTCCACTCCCCTGGCCATGGCCCTGTCCAATCCGGGCTTCGCGCCCTGCTTTGGCCTGCTGACCACGCCGGAGGAGCGCGATGTGCCGGCCATCGTGCGCCGGGCTGGCGAGCTTCGCGCCGCCTATGACGCCGAGGCCCCCATGCGCGCCGAGATCGAACGCCTGATGCGCGGGCCCGCGGAAATCTACCAGCTCGACCGGGCGCGCGCCCGCGCTGGCCGTCCCGTGGTCACAACCGCGCACCCCAGCCCACCCGCGCCCCTGGCCCGTCGCTGGTGGCGCGCCTACCGCTCGGCCGCGCAGGCGCTGACGGCCTGA
- a CDS encoding type 1 glutamine amidotransferase, with the protein MKLGILETGAPPEALVDRFGGYGEMMRRMLGPAFPTTVYDVRSGQLPSDGAECDGWLITGSAAGVYDPDPWIGDLTTFLREASGAAPMVGICFGHQVMAQAFGGEVVKSPKGWGVGLHTYEVERAYPWMDSTASISLSVSHQDQVVSLPPGAEVVASSAFTPLAVLAYPDRRALSLQAHPEFDADYTRALIASRRGSRIDEDFADAAIGSLAGEDDRQRVAVWLRRFLTSV; encoded by the coding sequence ATGAAGCTTGGCATTCTCGAGACGGGCGCGCCGCCCGAAGCCCTGGTCGATCGCTTCGGCGGCTATGGCGAGATGATGCGCCGGATGCTTGGTCCGGCGTTTCCGACCACCGTCTATGACGTGCGCTCCGGCCAGCTGCCTAGCGACGGCGCCGAATGCGATGGCTGGCTGATCACCGGCTCGGCGGCGGGGGTCTATGATCCCGATCCTTGGATCGGCGATCTGACGACCTTTCTGCGCGAGGCGTCCGGCGCCGCGCCCATGGTCGGCATCTGCTTCGGACATCAGGTGATGGCGCAGGCCTTTGGCGGGGAAGTGGTGAAGTCGCCCAAGGGCTGGGGCGTGGGCCTGCACACCTATGAGGTGGAGCGCGCTTATCCATGGATGGACAGCACCGCGTCGATCAGCCTGTCGGTCTCGCACCAAGACCAGGTGGTGTCCCTGCCGCCAGGAGCCGAGGTCGTCGCCTCCAGCGCCTTCACGCCCCTGGCTGTTCTCGCCTATCCGGACCGCCGCGCCCTGTCCCTGCAGGCTCACCCGGAGTTCGACGCCGACTACACCCGCGCCCTCATCGCCAGCCGGCGCGGGTCACGGATCGACGAAGACTTCGCCGACGCCGCTATCGGCTCCCTGGCGGGCGAGGATGACCGCCAGCGGGTCGCGGTCTGGCTGCGGCGGTTCCTGACGAGCGTCTGA
- a CDS encoding type II toxin-antitoxin system Phd/YefM family antitoxin has product MPRVSVTDAKGQLTDLVRRAEAGDEVILTRHGHPAVRLVPVRPTSDAAARRKLLQSVRRSAMLTRKAGPSAARSQDFLYDDDGLPE; this is encoded by the coding sequence ATGCCGCGCGTTTCGGTCACCGACGCCAAGGGTCAACTTACCGATCTTGTCCGCAGAGCCGAGGCCGGCGATGAGGTCATTCTGACGCGCCACGGTCATCCTGCGGTGCGCCTGGTCCCCGTCCGGCCCACGTCTGACGCGGCAGCGCGGCGCAAGCTGCTTCAGTCCGTCAGGCGATCGGCGATGCTGACGCGTAAGGCGGGCCCCAGCGCCGCGCGTAGCCAGGACTTCCTCTACGACGATGATGGCCTTCCTGAATGA
- a CDS encoding type II toxin-antitoxin system VapC family toxin, producing the protein MIVVDTSALMAILLNEAEADACAQALETEFELVISAGTVAEALIVAARRNLGEQMARLIDGLGFEIVEVTRSSAQRVAQAYERWRKGVHPASLNFGDCFAYEIAKQRDCPLLYVGEDFARTDLESAR; encoded by the coding sequence ATGATCGTGGTCGATACTTCGGCGCTCATGGCGATCCTGTTGAATGAAGCCGAGGCCGATGCCTGCGCCCAAGCCCTTGAGACAGAATTCGAACTCGTGATTTCGGCGGGAACGGTAGCTGAAGCGCTCATCGTCGCTGCGCGCAGAAACCTTGGGGAGCAGATGGCTCGCCTCATAGACGGCCTGGGCTTTGAGATTGTCGAGGTGACGCGCAGCTCGGCGCAACGCGTTGCGCAAGCCTATGAGCGGTGGCGCAAGGGCGTCCATCCCGCCTCGCTCAACTTCGGCGACTGCTTCGCCTATGAGATAGCAAAGCAGCGAGACTGCCCACTGCTCTACGTCGGTGAGGATTTCGCCAGGACCGATCTGGAGTCCGCTCGCTAG
- a CDS encoding DedA family protein: MHAFTHAASGFIAQHSAWAGLVLGLLTFGESMLVIGAFLPATAMLFAAGGLIATGVLDPVHVIVFAVAGAIIGDAVSYALGRSLGERALSHPWLARHGAIVDQARHATARHGVIAIFAGRFAGPLRAFVPVLTGVAGMPPVRFHLANAASGVVWVAAFLAPGYLAGRGVSMAGPIGLRSLIVLAIAFAAALALAALIARPPARRARPCETF, encoded by the coding sequence ATGCACGCCTTCACCCACGCCGCTTCGGGCTTCATCGCCCAGCACAGCGCCTGGGCGGGACTGGTCCTGGGGCTTCTGACCTTCGGCGAATCCATGCTGGTGATCGGGGCTTTCCTGCCGGCCACCGCGATGCTGTTCGCCGCCGGCGGCCTGATCGCCACTGGCGTCCTTGATCCCGTCCATGTGATCGTCTTCGCCGTCGCTGGCGCGATCATCGGCGACGCCGTCTCCTACGCTCTTGGCCGGTCGCTGGGAGAGCGGGCGCTTTCCCATCCCTGGCTGGCGCGTCACGGAGCCATCGTCGACCAGGCGCGGCATGCGACCGCGCGCCATGGCGTGATCGCCATCTTCGCCGGACGGTTCGCCGGTCCGCTGCGGGCTTTTGTGCCGGTGCTCACCGGGGTGGCGGGCATGCCGCCCGTGCGCTTCCATCTGGCCAATGCGGCCTCGGGCGTGGTGTGGGTCGCGGCCTTCCTGGCGCCAGGCTATCTGGCTGGGCGCGGCGTCAGCATGGCGGGGCCGATCGGTCTGCGTTCGCTCATCGTCCTGGCGATCGCCTTCGCCGCCGCCCTGGCGCTCGCGGCGCTTATCGCGCGGCCGCCCGCACGCCGCGCGCGCCCTTGCGAGACCTTCTAG
- a CDS encoding CsbD family protein: MTMRKTGLAITLIGAAGLLMACGDQSDGGTQRTKGDIKEAVGDVTGDKSLQREGEKDQVVGGVKETVEDAKDAIKDDPK, encoded by the coding sequence ATGACCATGCGAAAGACCGGCCTGGCGATAACCCTAATCGGCGCGGCGGGCCTGCTGATGGCCTGCGGCGATCAGTCGGACGGCGGGACGCAGCGCACCAAGGGCGACATCAAGGAGGCCGTGGGCGACGTGACCGGCGACAAGAGCCTGCAGCGCGAAGGCGAGAAGGATCAGGTGGTCGGGGGCGTCAAGGAAACCGTTGAGGACGCCAAGGACGCCATCAAGGACGATCCGAAGTAG
- a CDS encoding cold-shock protein, whose protein sequence is MGSGSGVVKWFNPTKGFGFIQPSDGGADIFVHISAVERAGLRGLNDGQSVTYDLEADRRSGKTSAVNLRVG, encoded by the coding sequence CTGGGCTCGGGCTCGGGCGTGGTGAAGTGGTTCAACCCGACCAAGGGCTTTGGTTTCATCCAGCCTTCGGATGGCGGCGCCGACATCTTCGTGCACATCTCGGCCGTGGAACGCGCCGGTCTGCGCGGCCTCAACGACGGTCAATCGGTCACCTACGACCTGGAAGCCGATCGCCGTTCGGGCAAGACCTCGGCCGTGAACCTGCGCGTCGGCTAA
- a CDS encoding toxin-antitoxin system HicB family antitoxin, whose protein sequence is MVRVGKDVHARAAMAAEISGKSLAKWAEDVIDRAARQTLESTVLA, encoded by the coding sequence ATGGTTCGGGTCGGCAAGGATGTGCATGCCAGAGCCGCAATGGCCGCGGAGATTTCCGGCAAGAGCTTGGCCAAGTGGGCGGAGGACGTGATTGACCGCGCCGCTAGGCAGACCCTCGAAAGCACCGTCTTAGCCTGA
- a CDS encoding TerB family tellurite resistance protein, whose translation MKLKRQLNVVRRSIRAEQDRLAPDDAKLGLLKRLRLSLKDALAARPKTATADASARPEPAAEEPESPAILSDTVVIEGLAAACAMIAYADGSITPAERGSMLERLKEVSGLGKLDTEDFLQAFEAAEQAFDIDGYAAQRSAEAKVGKLAAEPGVAAIVAHTAAGLAIADGTLAPEEHQAVRRLFCLSGLDPEAADAALAQA comes from the coding sequence ATGAAGCTGAAACGCCAACTGAACGTGGTGCGCCGTTCCATTCGCGCCGAGCAGGACCGCTTGGCGCCGGACGACGCCAAGCTTGGGTTGCTAAAGCGCCTGCGCCTGAGTCTCAAGGACGCCCTCGCAGCGAGGCCCAAAACCGCTACCGCTGATGCCTCGGCCAGGCCCGAGCCGGCTGCCGAAGAACCCGAGTCGCCCGCGATCTTGTCCGACACAGTCGTCATCGAGGGGCTCGCCGCCGCCTGCGCCATGATCGCCTATGCCGACGGCTCCATCACCCCGGCCGAGCGCGGCTCCATGCTTGAGCGCCTTAAAGAGGTGTCCGGCCTTGGAAAACTCGATACCGAGGACTTTCTTCAGGCCTTCGAAGCGGCCGAGCAGGCCTTTGACATTGACGGATACGCGGCCCAGCGCTCGGCTGAGGCCAAGGTCGGCAAGCTAGCGGCCGAACCCGGCGTCGCGGCGATCGTCGCCCACACCGCCGCTGGCCTGGCGATCGCCGACGGGACCCTGGCGCCGGAAGAGCACCAGGCCGTTCGCCGCCTATTCTGCCTGTCGGGTCTCGATCCCGAAGCTGCCGACGCTGCCTTGGCGCAGGCCTAG
- a CDS encoding DUF2490 domain-containing protein, whose product MSTRFRFAPSASLMLAAALAAPPAIAADEDFQAWLSGTGTLALSPNIDAAGEAHLRYYDDAGYLGQMLLRPSVTYKLQDGWSLTGGYAYVRTDPKGGASSNEHRAWEQVGYRFVGNEKMTITGRTRLEQRFFEGRDGTGWRVRQQVRAAFNLPQAGKVQALVWNETFYSLNDTDFGQQSGFDQTRTFVGVSLPLASGATIEPGYLNQTVFRDGPDQSNHTLAVNLFTRF is encoded by the coding sequence ATGTCGACCCGCTTTCGCTTCGCCCCGTCCGCCTCTCTCATGCTCGCCGCCGCCCTCGCGGCCCCGCCGGCCATCGCCGCTGACGAGGACTTCCAGGCCTGGCTGTCTGGAACCGGCACGCTCGCCCTGTCGCCGAACATCGACGCCGCAGGCGAGGCGCACCTTCGCTACTACGATGACGCCGGTTATCTGGGCCAGATGCTGCTGCGCCCCAGCGTGACCTACAAGCTGCAGGACGGCTGGTCGCTCACCGGCGGCTACGCCTATGTCCGCACCGATCCCAAGGGCGGCGCGAGCTCCAACGAGCATCGCGCCTGGGAGCAGGTCGGCTATCGCTTCGTCGGCAACGAAAAGATGACGATCACCGGCCGCACGCGCCTGGAGCAGCGCTTCTTCGAAGGCCGCGACGGCACGGGATGGCGCGTTCGCCAGCAGGTGCGCGCGGCGTTCAACCTGCCGCAAGCCGGCAAGGTCCAGGCCCTGGTCTGGAACGAGACCTTTTATTCACTCAACGACACCGACTTTGGACAGCAGTCGGGCTTTGATCAGACCCGCACCTTCGTCGGCGTATCTCTTCCCCTGGCGTCGGGGGCTACGATCGAGCCCGGCTATCTGAACCAGACCGTCTTCCGCGACGGACCGGACCAGTCCAACCACACCCTGGCGGTGAACCTCTTCACCCGCTTCTGA
- a CDS encoding methyl-accepting chemotaxis protein has protein sequence MALVKKTALANRPAPKSDPIEPATPTAPQPLPPRRAARTSSARERIGAATLELAGGLTQAAGAAAELTQAMNLIASGAEEAAGAAQESLAAVGEMAGAFEQARARADQARHRTRALEELAAESRVAVTASVEAVVQNARRQTQSVEVVRALEAHAERIGGLIGAVADIAEQTNLLALNAAIEADRAGDAGLAFTILAEEIRALADAAQGRSGDIGGVSRSIVTGIKEIATRLEAAAAISAREVEGGKDVVGVLADVATDLTAMRHDSELVLSAAIEAAAAIEQARRGAEVTAAAAEEQAAAAAQAQSAIAQQTYSLEQSEQAASELARMTDQIAAGSVSPEAVGAISVAAEELSATVQELSGSASQILVAADQINRGAQSQASATQEASAAMDQIRRSTQSTGKGAAANIRRTGAMRELLRKSRSDIERMIAAVRLAREETDAVVVLVDVLEDQSRRISKSSDAVTLLALRTTMLATSGAVEAARAGEAGRGFKLVSADVRNLAEAASRNADEVKDLVDDVALESGRVRRDLETVARAAEAEVERNAAVLDRLGLMAQDIDTLLAGAEEIGRGADNILQAVDQVAQGVSQIAAAADQAGGAALQAAGAARQQARGAEDLAAAIEEIALLAEALAAPTA, from the coding sequence ATGGCTCTTGTGAAGAAGACGGCCCTGGCCAACCGCCCCGCGCCGAAGTCCGACCCCATCGAGCCCGCCACCCCGACCGCGCCCCAGCCTCTGCCCCCCCGTCGCGCGGCGCGCACCAGCAGCGCCAGGGAGCGGATCGGCGCGGCGACCCTCGAGCTGGCCGGCGGCCTGACCCAGGCGGCGGGCGCCGCCGCCGAACTGACCCAGGCCATGAACCTGATCGCCTCGGGTGCTGAAGAAGCGGCCGGCGCGGCTCAAGAATCCCTAGCCGCGGTCGGGGAGATGGCCGGCGCCTTCGAACAGGCCCGCGCCCGCGCCGACCAGGCACGCCACCGCACCCGCGCCCTCGAAGAGCTCGCCGCCGAGTCACGCGTGGCCGTGACCGCGTCGGTCGAGGCCGTCGTCCAGAACGCGCGCCGCCAGACCCAGAGCGTGGAAGTCGTACGCGCGCTGGAGGCTCACGCCGAGCGGATCGGCGGGCTGATCGGCGCGGTCGCAGACATCGCCGAGCAGACCAACCTGCTCGCCCTCAATGCGGCGATCGAAGCCGATCGGGCGGGCGACGCGGGCCTGGCCTTCACGATCCTGGCCGAGGAGATCCGCGCCTTGGCCGACGCGGCGCAGGGACGCTCCGGCGATATCGGGGGCGTCAGCCGCTCCATCGTGACCGGGATCAAGGAGATCGCGACCCGCCTCGAAGCCGCCGCGGCCATCTCGGCCCGGGAGGTCGAGGGGGGCAAGGATGTCGTCGGCGTCCTGGCCGACGTCGCGACGGACCTGACGGCGATGCGCCATGATAGCGAACTGGTGCTGTCCGCCGCCATCGAGGCCGCCGCCGCCATCGAGCAGGCCCGCCGCGGCGCGGAGGTGACCGCCGCCGCCGCCGAGGAGCAGGCGGCCGCCGCAGCGCAGGCGCAGTCGGCCATCGCTCAGCAGACCTACTCCCTTGAGCAGAGCGAACAGGCCGCGTCCGAGCTGGCGCGAATGACCGACCAGATCGCCGCCGGCTCGGTCTCGCCCGAGGCCGTGGGCGCGATCTCCGTGGCGGCCGAGGAGCTGTCCGCCACCGTTCAGGAGCTGTCAGGCTCGGCCAGCCAGATTCTCGTGGCGGCCGACCAGATCAATCGGGGCGCTCAGTCCCAGGCCAGCGCCACCCAGGAAGCCTCGGCGGCCATGGACCAGATCCGCCGCTCCACCCAGTCGACGGGAAAAGGAGCGGCGGCCAACATCCGGCGCACTGGCGCCATGCGCGAGTTGCTGCGCAAGAGCCGCAGCGACATCGAGCGGATGATCGCCGCCGTCCGTCTGGCTCGCGAGGAGACCGACGCGGTCGTGGTTCTGGTGGACGTCCTGGAGGACCAGTCGCGGCGCATTTCCAAGTCGAGCGACGCCGTCACGCTGCTCGCCCTGCGCACCACCATGCTGGCTACCAGCGGCGCCGTCGAGGCGGCGCGCGCCGGCGAGGCCGGGCGCGGGTTCAAGCTCGTCTCCGCCGACGTGCGCAATCTCGCCGAGGCGGCAAGCCGCAACGCCGATGAGGTCAAGGACCTGGTGGACGACGTTGCTCTCGAAAGCGGTCGCGTCCGACGCGATCTGGAGACCGTGGCCCGCGCCGCGGAGGCCGAAGTCGAGCGCAACGCCGCCGTCCTCGACCGTCTCGGCCTCATGGCGCAGGACATCGACACCCTGCTCGCCGGCGCCGAGGAGATCGGTCGGGGCGCGGACAACATCCTGCAGGCCGTCGATCAGGTCGCCCAAGGGGTCAGCCAGATCGCCGCCGCCGCAGACCAGGCCGGTGGCGCTGCGCTTCAGGCGGCAGGCGCGGCGCGTCAGCAGGCGCGGGGCGCCGAGGACCTGGCGGCGGCGATCGAGGAGATCGCCCTGCTGGCCGAAGCCCTCGCCGCGCCGACCGCCTGA
- a CDS encoding chemotaxis protein CheW yields MASARRLLIQTGALRLAIDVAQVREIAAMPELTSLPNGPAAALGLAMLRGELTPVIDLARLVDPAAASITPTRIVSLVSPAAALAVERVDALEMAQDDAACSLQIDGQARPYDLTRALVQCFEDAWRQTRATAS; encoded by the coding sequence ATGGCCTCCGCCCGACGCCTCCTTATCCAGACAGGCGCCCTTCGCCTGGCCATCGATGTCGCCCAGGTGCGCGAGATCGCCGCCATGCCCGAGCTTACCTCCTTGCCGAACGGCCCGGCGGCGGCGTTGGGGCTGGCTATGCTTCGGGGCGAACTGACGCCGGTGATCGACCTGGCGCGCCTGGTCGATCCCGCCGCCGCCTCGATCACACCCACACGGATCGTCTCACTCGTCTCGCCCGCCGCCGCCCTTGCCGTCGAGCGCGTCGATGCGCTGGAGATGGCGCAGGACGACGCCGCCTGCAGTCTTCAGATCGACGGTCAGGCGCGGCCGTACGATCTGACGCGTGCGCTGGTCCAGTGCTTCGAAGACGCTTGGCGTCAGACCCGGGCGACGGCCTCGTGA
- the cheB gene encoding chemotaxis-specific protein-glutamate methyltransferase CheB, which yields MIKVLIVDDSALMRRVLGEILAEAEGFELAFARDGVEALEMARTFAPDVITLDVQMPRLNGLQVLDRLMVEQPRPVIMVSSLTSQGAETTVQALELGAVDFMPKPSGPASLHVDELAPILIDKVRAAAKTRPAKSRRLRERLRMRARPPAPLNASARRLEPSSSGLIIVGASTGGPPALEAVLAGLPADLPWPVVIAQHMPASFTASLARRLDGLCALSVREVDVLMPLEAGCAYVARGDADMIVSRRGETLVAMPAPADPTHRWHPSVDRLAASALACLPSSGVIGVLLTGMGDDGAAQLAALHAAGGRTIAQSEDSAVVWGMPGVLVRKGGAGAVLDPEAMAEQIIDWVAAA from the coding sequence GTGATCAAGGTGCTGATCGTCGATGACTCGGCCCTGATGCGCCGGGTTCTGGGAGAGATCCTGGCCGAGGCCGAAGGGTTCGAGCTGGCCTTCGCCCGCGACGGGGTCGAGGCCCTGGAGATGGCGCGAACCTTCGCGCCGGATGTGATCACGCTGGACGTGCAGATGCCGCGCCTGAACGGCCTACAGGTCCTGGACCGACTTATGGTCGAACAGCCCCGGCCGGTGATCATGGTCTCCTCGCTCACCTCGCAAGGCGCGGAGACCACTGTGCAGGCGCTCGAGCTGGGCGCCGTCGATTTCATGCCCAAGCCGTCGGGTCCCGCCAGCCTGCATGTGGATGAGCTGGCGCCGATCCTGATCGACAAGGTCCGGGCCGCGGCCAAGACACGCCCCGCCAAAAGCCGACGCCTGCGCGAGCGCCTGCGGATGCGCGCGCGGCCGCCAGCCCCGCTCAACGCGTCCGCGCGGCGGCTTGAGCCCTCCAGCTCCGGACTGATCATCGTCGGCGCCTCGACCGGGGGCCCCCCGGCCCTGGAAGCGGTCCTGGCGGGGCTGCCCGCCGACCTGCCCTGGCCGGTGGTCATCGCCCAGCACATGCCGGCCAGCTTCACCGCCTCGCTGGCGCGTCGTCTGGACGGGCTTTGCGCCCTGAGCGTCCGCGAAGTGGATGTGCTCATGCCGCTGGAGGCGGGCTGCGCCTATGTGGCGCGCGGCGACGCCGACATGATCGTCTCACGGCGCGGCGAGACCCTGGTGGCCATGCCCGCGCCCGCCGACCCGACCCATCGCTGGCATCCCAGCGTCGATCGGCTTGCCGCCTCGGCGCTCGCCTGCCTGCCGTCCAGCGGCGTGATCGGCGTGCTGCTCACCGGCATGGGCGACGACGGCGCCGCGCAGCTGGCCGCCCTGCACGCCGCCGGCGGACGCACGATCGCCCAGTCCGAAGACAGCGCCGTGGTCTGGGGCATGCCCGGCGTCCTGGTCCGCAAGGGCGGCGCCGGCGCCGTGCTTGATCCCGAGGCGATGGCCGAACAGATCATCGACTGGGTGGCGGCGGCATGA
- a CDS encoding protein-glutamate O-methyltransferase CheR codes for MTQHLTRDELRAVCREVLVWTGMRFDESRRYYVERRVFDRMDALGDQTFGDYFGRVGRDQAERERLINAFTVNETYFYREEHQFACLVNDLLPDIASTRRPGDKIRLWSAPCSTGEEAYSIALWLLENWRMVDAYHVEIVGSDIDTDALDAAQAGLYGERALARLPQSVADAYFEPARRQRRKIIDDLRELVTFTQANLIDAASLQSQGLFDVIFCRNVLIYFDEDARRQAADNLYDRLAPGGYLCLGHSEAMARISDRFVTRRFKDATVYQRAAP; via the coding sequence ATGACCCAGCACCTGACGCGCGACGAACTGCGGGCGGTCTGCCGCGAGGTTCTGGTCTGGACCGGCATGCGGTTCGATGAGTCCCGCCGCTACTATGTGGAACGGCGTGTCTTCGACCGAATGGACGCCCTGGGCGACCAGACCTTCGGCGACTATTTCGGGCGGGTGGGACGCGACCAGGCCGAGCGTGAGCGGCTGATCAACGCCTTCACGGTCAACGAGACCTATTTCTATCGCGAGGAGCACCAGTTCGCCTGCTTGGTGAACGATCTGCTGCCCGACATCGCCTCCACCCGGCGCCCCGGCGACAAGATCCGGCTGTGGTCGGCCCCCTGCTCCACGGGCGAGGAAGCCTATTCCATCGCGCTTTGGCTGCTTGAGAACTGGCGAATGGTCGACGCCTACCACGTGGAGATCGTCGGCTCCGACATCGACACCGACGCCCTGGACGCCGCCCAGGCCGGCCTCTACGGGGAGCGCGCCCTGGCTCGCCTGCCCCAGTCTGTGGCCGACGCGTATTTCGAGCCGGCCCGCCGTCAGCGCCGCAAGATCATCGACGACCTTCGCGAGTTGGTGACCTTCACCCAGGCCAATCTGATCGACGCCGCCAGCTTGCAGTCCCAGGGTCTGTTCGACGTCATCTTCTGCCGCAATGTGCTGATCTATTTCGACGAGGACGCGCGCCGCCAGGCGGCCGACAACCTCTATGACCGCCTTGCCCCCGGCGGCTATCTTTGCCTGGGCCACAGCGAGGCGATGGCGCGGATCAGCGACCGCTTCGTCACCCGTCGCTTCAAGGACGCCACCGTCTATCAGCGGGCGGCGCCATGA